AATTCAGAGACAGGATCACGGGACGATCTTTTTTAAAGTAATCTTCCAGCTTAACCTGTTTTCCAGAACTATCCTGAAACTCCAATCCCAGAGGCAACTGACTTTCCAGATGCTCAACCACATCCAGAGATTCAATACTTTTCGGTGCTTTTTCCATACGCTCAGCCTGCACGGTCATCATGCTGGATGACCATATCAGAAGCGTCAGAATAAAGAACTGAAATGGTTTCATGGGCTTTTGGTTTTGGCTTGTTTCTGTTTTTCCTGTTCCTCCTGAACAACAATTTCCATTGCCCGATCAATGGGCACAGCTACGATATTTTTATCTTGATCAACCCAACGATATTCGGTTAACGCAGCCGCCTGATTGGCGAGAATGCTTTCTGCATTTTTCTCCGGCACTAGAATTACCTTCTCTACATTTTCTGACTTTTCAAACGACATATCCAGAGCGGCAATCGCGAACACCAGAAAAAAGGTAACGACAGTTCCGACGAAACCAACATAAGCGATCATCGTAGTATCGAGATCATCATAGGCTGCTTTATGACCGGACATAGTTTATTCTCTTATCTTAAAAGGCGCTGATCAAAATCGATCAGACTGTGATTAAATATTGTGAAACTCGAGTGATTCTTCCAGTCGTGGATCTCTGACCGGCATAACTGATGTCTGACCGGCAAATTTCAGTAAACCAGCGACATAAATCCCGCCAACCCCGATCGTGCAACAGACATTCACCAGGATCATTCCAAATGAGACACTTAGAGACTCGCCTCCAGATTCGGCGTTTGGCATTACCAGCCAGAAAATATCGATCCAGTTCATCACCAGTAAATAAACGGCCCAGAAAAACAACGTCTTGGGGTTCCGCTTCATCCAGCGTGACATAAAGAATACAAATGGAATCGCAAAGTGACCAATCACCAGAATCAGGGAAATGATTCCCCAGCCATGCTTCTGACGATGTAGGAAGAAGACTGTTTCTTCTGGAATATTGGAATACCAGATTAACAGATACTGCGAAATAGCGATGTAAGCCCAGAAACAATTGAACGCAAACAACAGCTTACCTACATCGTGTAAATGTTCTACGGTCACCGGTTCCTGCAGCAGACCTTTGCTTCGCAGATAAACCAGACTGATCGCCAGAAAACTGAAGAAGCCCACCAGACCTGCGGCAAAATAGTAGACACCGAAAATCGTACTAAACCAGTGTGCGTCCAGCGACATGATAAAGTCAAAAGCAGCAAACGTTAAAGTGAAGGCAAAGAGTAACAGTGCCGGACCACTACGTCGTTCCATTAACAGTGTCAATTCGGGATCGCCGTTTGCGTCTTGAGCGACCGATTTATTCAGGAAGAACCGGGCCAGGAAGATCCAGGACCCAAAGTAGATCAAATAACGGATTGCAAAAAAGCCGCTGTTCAGGTAAGGCGCTTTTGCCTGCAGCAAATGATCGTCTGCCACATTCTCAGGGTTGGCCCATTTAAACAAAATATCATTGCCAGCCAGTGTCACGAGCACGATTGGCAGTACCAGTACGGCCAAGGGGATGACACCCATCGAAATAAACTCAGATAACCGTCGTAAAACAACACTCCAGCCGGCACGCGTCAGTTGTTGAATCATCACAAAGAACAGTGCGCCCAGTGAGATGCTCAAAAAGAAGAACGTACTCTGCAGATAAGAGAAGGCAAACTTTTCCATCCCGTTTTCGCTGAACCACCCTAACACAAAGGCCACCGGCAGCAGGACGGCACAGCCCAGCGCCACTTTCATTGGGAGCGGCCCCAGTTCAGCCAGTGTTTGAACGGTAATCTTTTTATTTGTGTCGGGTGAAGTTTGCATAACGTTTCTTGTTTTACAACGAGATTAAATTTAACAAGTTGCCTCTGGATAGAACTCTATTATTTAGTGTCCCGAAGTTTTCGTTTTTCTTCTTCGGAAATCGTATTCGCATCAATCTGGTGACTCTTCTGGAGTGCTTTCAGATACAACACAATAGACCAGCGATCTTCTGGTGGAATTTGTGGTCCATATGCGGGCATCTTGCGAACCCCATTCGTGATTGTGTGATACAGACGGCCAACGGGAAGCTTACGCACGTTATCAGTGTGATAAGAAGCTGGTTTGACCCAGGTTCCTTGCTGCAGGTCCATAGCTCTTAAGGTGACCAGCCCATCACCTTCACCACCAAGACCATGGCAGGCGGAACAATAAATCCGGTAACGCTCTTTTCCGCGGGCCATCATTTTTGCTGTCACAGGCATGGGAAATTCAGTAACCCAGGGAAGCTCATCAAGTTTTTTCGCGGCAGCGGCGGCGGCGGCAGCCGGGTCCGCGGCAGCCGGCTTGGTGGCTGGTGCTTTTTCAGCGGCTGCTTTCTTATCTTCTGCTGGTTTAGCGTCCGCTTTCTTTTCATCCTGTACCGCGATCGTGACAACGTCCTGATCTTCAGGGAGATATTTCAACCCATAGTAGAAAGGGATGTTGTCGTCTTTAAACTGACCACGAGGAATTGTACCTTTAATATTCGGTCGAATTTCACGACCATCGGAGAACACATCTGTTGTATTCTGCGCTTTCAAGCTTGGCTGGAAATCCATATCAGGAACGATGTGAACTCGGGGTGTATTCGTCGTTGTCGAACGCTTATACGCTACCAGAGCAGGAGGCATGATCATCAACACTCCCACAATACTCAGAGCTAATTTCAGATTTCGCGGCAGCTTGGGAGATTCAACATCTGACCAGAATTCTTCTACATTCGTCGGATTTAACGACTTCAAAAATTCACCAGTATCGATTTCGGAGAACTTTGCGTCTTTCGCGTCCATACTGATGAAGAAGCGGTCGTTCGTGGCACGCCGAAACGCCTCAGATTTAAACAAAGGGTTGTATAATTTCGGCAACTGATTCAGTCCCAGCATCCCGAAAAAGGCACCAAAAGCGGCTAATAATACAGATAGTTCGAATACAATCGGAATACAGGCGGGAATACTAAACAGCGGCTTGCCACTAATCAGAAATGGGTAATCGTATGCGTTCATATACCATTGCATACCGATGGCAATTGTGCCCCCCATCAGTCCGCAGCAAGCAACGATCCAAGGCAGAATCGTCCACTTGATCCCCATTGCATTATCAATCCCGTGTAACGGGAAAGGCGTGTGAGTATCCCATTTTTGGTAGCCGGCATCGCGGACTTTCTTCGATGCATCAATCAATGCATGAGGATTATCGAACTCGGCAAGGAACCCGAGTAACTGGGGCTCTGCTATTGTTTTTTCTGGATGTTCGATTGTCGTCGCCATAATCTTTTTTATTCAAACTAATTGAGTTAAGTCGTACCTGAACACAGTTCCGCCAGCAACTGCCTCTTATTCAGTATCAGAATTTTCAGACTGATACTGGCCATGAGAATCAGGAATATCAGGCTGATCATCACCATGATCATGAGGAGAAGCCATGACGCTTTTGACTTCTGCCATCGCCACCATCGGCAGGAATTTACAGAAGAGCAGGAACAACGTCATAAACAGACCGAAACTACCGATTAACATTAAAACATCAACGATGGTTGGTTTGAAATATCCCCAACTGGAAGGCAAAAAATCACGGCTCAAGGAGGTCACCGTAATTACAAAACGCTCAAACCACATGCCGATATTCACGAAAACACATACAACAAAAATCATCCAGGGAGTCGTACGGATCTTTTTGATCCAGAACAACTGTGGGCTGATCACGTTACAAGAGACCATGATCCAGTAAGCCCAGGCATAGGGACCAAAGGCACGGTTAATAAAAGCAAAGGTTTCGTAACGGTTACCGCCATACCAGGCAATGAAAAACTCCATCGCGTAGGCATAACCAACCATTGTCCCGGTGGCAATAATCACTTTCGTCATATTTTCCAGGTGACGGTCAGTCAACAGATCCTCAATACCGCAAATCTTTCTCGCGGGAATCATTAAAGTCAACACCATCGCAAAACCACTGAAGACCGCCCCGGCAACGAAGTAAGGCGGGAAGATCGTGGTATGCCAACCTGGTAACTGGGAAACAGCAAAGTCAAAACTAACAATGGTATGCACACTCAGCACGAGCGGTGCGGCCAGAGCTGCCAACAGCAGATAGGCTCGTTCATAACGATGCCAGTGTCGAGATGATCCGTTCCACCCCAGCGAAAACAGGCCATAAGCAAACTGCTGAATTTTTCCAGTCGCCCGATCGCGTAGGGTCGCGAGGTCAGGAATCATGCCCATGTACCAGAACAACAGTGAAACAGTTGCATAAGTCGAAACAGCAAACACGTCCCACAGTA
This window of the Gimesia fumaroli genome carries:
- a CDS encoding quinol:cytochrome C oxidoreductase; protein product: MQTSPDTNKKITVQTLAELGPLPMKVALGCAVLLPVAFVLGWFSENGMEKFAFSYLQSTFFFLSISLGALFFVMIQQLTRAGWSVVLRRLSEFISMGVIPLAVLVLPIVLVTLAGNDILFKWANPENVADDHLLQAKAPYLNSGFFAIRYLIYFGSWIFLARFFLNKSVAQDANGDPELTLLMERRSGPALLLFAFTLTFAAFDFIMSLDAHWFSTIFGVYYFAAGLVGFFSFLAISLVYLRSKGLLQEPVTVEHLHDVGKLLFAFNCFWAYIAISQYLLIWYSNIPEETVFFLHRQKHGWGIISLILVIGHFAIPFVFFMSRWMKRNPKTLFFWAVYLLVMNWIDIFWLVMPNAESGGESLSVSFGMILVNVCCTIGVGGIYVAGLLKFAGQTSVMPVRDPRLEESLEFHNI
- the nrfD gene encoding NrfD/PsrC family molybdoenzyme membrane anchor subunit, encoding MASVTAEPIDTTIEVPGKRTPLVTGAHDYGTVTDAVCRLAECKAPKAWYLALGVSACLMGMLFGLIGYLIITGVGVWGNRSPVFWGWPIVNFVFWVGIGHAGTLISAILFLFRQDWRTGINRAAEAMTIFAVVCAGVFPGIHIGRVWLAYWLFPIPNQMAMWPNFRSPLLWDVFAVSTYATVSLLFWYMGMIPDLATLRDRATGKIQQFAYGLFSLGWNGSSRHWHRYERAYLLLAALAAPLVLSVHTIVSFDFAVSQLPGWHTTIFPPYFVAGAVFSGFAMVLTLMIPARKICGIEDLLTDRHLENMTKVIIATGTMVGYAYAMEFFIAWYGGNRYETFAFINRAFGPYAWAYWIMVSCNVISPQLFWIKKIRTTPWMIFVVCVFVNIGMWFERFVITVTSLSRDFLPSSWGYFKPTIVDVLMLIGSFGLFMTLFLLFCKFLPMVAMAEVKSVMASPHDHGDDQPDIPDSHGQYQSENSDTE
- a CDS encoding quinol:electron acceptor oxidoreductase subunit ActD, which translates into the protein MATTIEHPEKTIAEPQLLGFLAEFDNPHALIDASKKVRDAGYQKWDTHTPFPLHGIDNAMGIKWTILPWIVACCGLMGGTIAIGMQWYMNAYDYPFLISGKPLFSIPACIPIVFELSVLLAAFGAFFGMLGLNQLPKLYNPLFKSEAFRRATNDRFFISMDAKDAKFSEIDTGEFLKSLNPTNVEEFWSDVESPKLPRNLKLALSIVGVLMIMPPALVAYKRSTTTNTPRVHIVPDMDFQPSLKAQNTTDVFSDGREIRPNIKGTIPRGQFKDDNIPFYYGLKYLPEDQDVVTIAVQDEKKADAKPAEDKKAAAEKAPATKPAAADPAAAAAAAAKKLDELPWVTEFPMPVTAKMMARGKERYRIYCSACHGLGGEGDGLVTLRAMDLQQGTWVKPASYHTDNVRKLPVGRLYHTITNGVRKMPAYGPQIPPEDRWSIVLYLKALQKSHQIDANTISEEEKRKLRDTK